The Medicago truncatula cultivar Jemalong A17 chromosome 4, MtrunA17r5.0-ANR, whole genome shotgun sequence genome includes a region encoding these proteins:
- the LOC25493533 gene encoding cyclin-D5-1 isoform X1 — MDTSFLLCEEDHTFLLMHNNDHNENINNSKYEEKEHIEYLFQLEKTESMSFNYCSNSTIGLVHFNNIRVNAIDHIFNTREKLGFKLCTAYLSVTYFDQFLLKQHIHIHEDRPIQLLYAACLSLAAKMTEERDLSLLLKCITEIDQEGGFIVKQCIRQMEVEVFSTLEWELTTVTPFDFLHYFVYLFCPESSSEPLISQAVEHVLDILKDVNLMDLRPSVIALAATLMVTFDATLTREIMDLHIGDILLQLNLDTVSFPSSSLSSFCFMCVIVNKHSFIMLFILYSTQEGVFYCYHLMKEKSKEKGKLNTSVSTLTSQWSYTSVLDHSVSSSIARRKFGFDNKENCPRQRSHWS; from the exons ATGGACACATCTTTCCTTTTGTGTGAAGAAGACCACACTTTCCTCCTTATGCACAACAATGATCACAATGAAAATATTAACAATTCCAAGTATGAAGAAAAGGAACATATTGAGTATTTGTTTCAACTTGAAAAAACAGAATCTATGTCCTTCAATTATTGCTCCAACTCAACCATAGGCCTTGTCCATTTCAACAACATACGTGTTAATGCCATTGACCACATTTTCAAT ACAAGGGAAAAACTTGGATTCAAGCTATGCACAGCTTATTTATCAGTGACATACTTTGATCAGTTTCTTTTGAAGCAACACATACACATCCAT GAAGACAGGCCTATTCAACTATTATATGCGGCGTGCTTGTCTCTGGCAGCTAAGATGACAGAAGAGCGTGATCTATCGCTTCTACTTAAATGCATAACAGAAATCGACCAAGAGGGAGGTTTTATTGTCAAGCAATGTATTAGGCAGATGGAGGTAGAGGTTTTTAGTACATTGGAATGGGAATTGACAACTGTGACTCCTTTTGATTTTCTGCATTACTTTGTTTACTTGTTCTGCCCTGAATCTTCATCAGAACCATTAATCTCACAAGCTGTTGAACATGTTCTGGATATCCTAAAAG ATGTTAATTTGATGGATCTTAGGCCATCTGTTATTGCATTGGCTGCCACATTGATGGTAACTTTTGATGCTACATTAACAAGAGAGATCATGGATTTGCACATAGGTGATATCTTATTGCAGCTAAATTTAGATACTGTGAGTTTTCCTAGCAGTTCATTATCTAGTTTTTGTTTCATGTGTGTGATCGTAAATAAACACAGTTTTATTATGCTTTTCATTTTGTATTCAACACAGGAAGGTGTGTTTTACTGTTACCATCTAATGAAGGAAAAAAGTAAAGAGAAGGGAAAGTTAAACACTTCTGTCTCAACTTTGACTTCCCAATGGAGCTATACATCTGTTCTTGACCATTCTGTCTCTTCTTCTATAGCCAGGAGAAAATTTGGTTTTGACAACAAAGAAAATTGTCCTAGGCAAAGATCACATTGGTCTTAG
- the LOC25493532 gene encoding formin-like protein 6, with translation MKHFTFFLIILLSSFSFSLTTTLADRRILHQPLLIPATSAPPPEFSPPPPDNTPPSPDIPFFNELPTGPPPPPVANNQNLPSPSGSNARIANPTATKPTKPAKKVAIAVSVAFSLFVIFSVVAFFLYKHRIKHSPETETRKLGGENSNRILEASTLVPPPSTSSFLYIGTVVEPNGTPANEPNRFNKLNPIGNHDRPSPELHPLPPLTKSLVVDSHSPPAVSSSSSSSEEDNRETRETAFHSPRESSSLNLSHEESYYTPVSRRSHGSPTAPVTATPVVPYSKRTSPKSRLSGSSPEMKRVMIPSIKHAPASPSTLFQHGSPRRPKFSSPPPAPNLTHLHSNDSRDSLTLPPPRPPPPPPPPRVVSVSTSSVPRNYQWTRSMKHGEDSASGNSVNVKKALKEDDEIEMDEAKPKLKALHWDKVRATSDRATVWDQLKSSSFQLNEDMMETLFGCNSLNSAPKPKEMSVTRKPVFPTVELETRVLDPKKSQNIAILLRALNVTRDEVSEALLDGNPEGLGAELLETLVKMAPTKEEEIKLKNYDGDLSKLGPAERFLKQVLDIPLAFKRVEAMLYRANFETEVIYLKKSFQTLEAASEELKNSQLFLKLLEAVLRTGNRMNVGTNRGDAKSFKLDTLLKLADIKGTDGKTTLLHFVVQEIIRSEGTTGESASENVQNQTNSQFNEDEFKKKGLQVVAGLSRDLGNVKKAAGMDSDVLSSYVIKLEMGLDKVRSVLQYVKPDMQGNFFNSTEIFMKDAEEKILKIKADEIRALFLVKEVTEYFHGDTTKEEAHPFRIFMIVRDFLNILDQVCKEVGRMQDRTVTGSSRSFRIAASASLPVLSRYRARQDTSSDDESLSP, from the exons ATGAAACATTTCACCTTCTTTTTGAtcatattattatcatcattctCATTCTCTCTAACAACAACACTCGCTGACAGAAGAATCCTACACCAACCGTTATTAATTCCGGCAACTTCTGCTCCTCCGCCGGAATTCTCTCCGCCTCCACCAGACAACACTCCTCCCTCTCCTGACATTCCATTTTTCAATGAACTCCCAACCGGACCACCACCTCCTCCGGTGGCAAACAACCAGAACCTGCCGTCACCGTCAGGTTCAAATGCCAGAATTGCAAATCCAACTGCAACAAAACCTACAAAACCCGCTAAGAAAGTTGCAATTGCAGTTTCAGTGGCATTTTCGTTATTTGTTATATTCTCCGTTGTAGCTTTCTTCTTGTATAAGCATAGAATAAAGCATTCACCGGAAACTGAAACAAGGAAACTCGGCGGTGAGAATTCCAATAGAATTCTAGAAGCTTCCACGCTGGTCCCACCACCTTCTACTTCAAGTTTTCTCTACATTGGAACCGTTGTGGAGCCCAACGGAACTCCGGCGAATGAACCTAACCGCTTTAACAAACTCAATCCTATCGGTAACCATGACCGGCCGAGTCCTGAGTTGCATCCCTTACCACCGCTAACTAAATCTCTCGTCGTGGATTCTCATTCTCCACCGGCAGTGTCTTCTTCTTCCTCGTCGTCGGAGGAAGACAACCGTGAAACTCGAGAAACGGCGTTTCATTCGCCGCGGGAATCTTCTTCACTCAATCTCAGTCATGAAGAAAGCTATTACACTCCGGTTTCGCGTCGAAGTCACGGAAGCCCTACCGCGCCGGTAACTGCAACTCCGGTGGTTCCGTATTCGAAGAGAACTTCACCGAAATCTCGATTATCAGGTTCGTCGCCGGAGATGAAACGCGTCATGATACCGTCTATAAAGCATGCTCCGGCGTCGCCGTCAACACTTTTTCAGCACGGTTCTCCTAGAAGGCCGAAATTCTCATCGCCGCCACCGGCGCCGAATTTGACGCATCTTCATTCAAACGACTCAAGGGATTCACTTACACTTCCTCCACCTAGACCTCCGCCACCACCTCCTCCGCCGCGGGTGGTTAGTGTATCTACTTCCTCTGTTCCAAGGAATTACCAATGGACTCGGTCTATGAAGCATGGAGAGGATTCTGCATCTGGTAACAGTGTAAATGTGAAGAAAGCTTTAAAGGAAgatgatgaaattgaaatggATGAAGCAAAACCTAAATTGAAAGCTCTGCATTGGGATAAAGTTCGTGCTACTTCAGATCGTGCTACTGTGTGGGATCAATTAAAATCAAGCTCATTTCa GTTAAATGAGGACATGATGGAGACTCTGTTTGGTTGTAATTCATTGAATTCTGCACCTAAACCTAAAGAGATGTCTGTTACCAGAAAACCAGTTTTTCCCACTGTTGAATTGGAGACTAGGGTTTTAGACCCCAAGAAGTCCCAAAATATAGCTATTTTACTTAGGGCATTGAATGTCACAAGAGATGAGGTGTCTGAAGCTCTTTTAGATG GGAATCCTGAAGGTTTGGGCGCTGAGTTATTGGAAACTCTAGTGAAGATGGCTCCGACAAAGGAGGAGgagataaaactaaaaaattatgatgGTGACCTTTCAAAACTTGGGCCTGCAGAAAGATTTCTTAAGCAAGTGCTTGATATCCCTTTAGCTTTTAAAAGAGTTGAAGCCATGCTTTACAGAGCTAATTTTGAAACAGAAGTTATTTACCTTAAGAAATCCTTTCAAACCTTGGAG GCAGCAAGTGAGGAATTAAAGAATAGCCAATTATTCCTCAAACTTCTTGAAGCTGTTCTCAGGACAGGAAACAGAATGAATGTTGGAACCAATCGCGGAGATGCTAAATCTTTCAAATTGGATACTCTCCTGAAACTTGCAGATATAAAAGGTACAGATGGAAAGACAACATTGCTCCATTTTGTTGTTCAAGAGATTATCAGGTCGGAAGGGACAACAGGTGAATCTGCAAGTGAGAATGTTCAAAACCAAACGAATTCTCAGTTCAATGAGGATGAGTTCAAAAAGAAAGGGTTACAGGTTGTGGCTGGATTGAGTAGAGACTTAGGTAATGTAAAAAAGGCTGCAGGAATGGACTCGGATGTCTTAAGCAGCTATGTCATAAAGCTTGAAATGGGGCTTGATAAAGTGAGATCGGTTTTGCAATATGTAAAACCAGATATGCAAGGGAACTTCTTTAACTCAACAGAGATATTTATGAAAGATGccgaagaaaaaatattaaagatcaAAGCTGATGAGATAAGGGCCTTATTCCTTGTGAAAGAAGTTACAGAATACTTTCATGGGGATACAACAAAGGAAGAAGCTCACCCTTTCAGAATTTTTATGATTGTTAGAGACTTCCTAAATATTTTGGATCAAGTCTGCAAAGAAGTGGGAAGGATGCAGGATAGAACTGTGACTGGCTCATCGAGATCGTTCAGGATCGCAGCAAGTGCATCGTTACCTGTTCTTAGCAGGTATCGTGCAAGACAAGATACAAGTTCAGATGATGAAAGTTTATCACCCTAG
- the LOC11406848 gene encoding calcium-transporting ATPase 2, plasma membrane-type, giving the protein MESYLNENFGGVKSKNSTDEALEKWRKLCGVVKNPKRRFRFTANISKRYEAAAMRRTNQEKLRVAVLVSKAAFQFIQGVQPSDYVVPDDVKAAGFQICAEELGSIVEGHDVKKLKFHGGVDGIAEKISTSTTTGLGGDSESRHRRQELFGINKFAETELRSFWIYVYEALQDMTLMILGVCAFVSLIVGVLTEGWPKGAHDGLGIVASILLVVFVTATSDYRQSLQFKDLDKEKKKISIQVTRNGYRQKMSIYNLLPGDIVHLNIGDQVPADGLFVSGFSVLIDESSLTGESEPIMVTTQNPFLLSGTKVQDGSCTMLVTTVGMRTQWGKLMATLSEGGDDETPLQVKLNGVATIIGKIGLVFAVITFTVLVKGHLSHKIREGNFWRWTGDNAMEMLEYFAIAVTIVVVAVPEGLPLAVTLSLAFAMKKMMNDKALVRHLAACETMGSATTICSDKTGTLTTNRMTVVKTCICMNSKEVSNSSSSSDIPDSAAKLLLQSIFNNTGGEVVYNKKGKREILGTPTETAILEFGLSLGGDSKAEREACKIVKVEPFNSEKKRMGVVVEQPDGSVRAHCKGASEIILAACDKVIDLNGDVVALDGESTNYLNSIINQFANEALRTLCLAYMELENGFAAEDPIPASGYTCIGIVGIKDPVRPGVKQSVAECRSAGIVVRMVTGDNINTAKAIARECGILTDDGIAIEGPDFREKTQEELFELIPKIQVMARSSPLDKHTLVKQLRTTFGEVVAVTGDGTNDAPALHEADIGLAMGIAGTEVAKESADVIILDDNFSTIVTVARWGRSVYINIQKFVQFQLTVNVVALLVNFTSACMTGSAPLTAVQLLWVNMIMDTLGALALATEPPTDDLMKREPVGRKGDFINNVMWRNILGQALYQFVVIWFLQSVGKWVFFLRGPNADIVLNTLIFNTFVFCQVFNEINSREMEEIDVFKGIWDNHVFVAVISATVVFQIIIVEYLGTFANTTPLSLVQWIFCLGVGYMGMPIAVRLKQIPV; this is encoded by the exons ATGGAGAGTTATTTAAATGAGAATTTTGGAGGTGTAAAGTCCAAGAATTCTACCGACGAAGCTCTTGAAAAATGGAGGAAACTATGCGGTGTTGTAAAGAATCCCAAGAGACGATTTCGTTTCACTGCCAACATCTCCAAACGTTACGAAGCTGCTGCTATGCGTCGCACCAATCAG GAGAAGCTAAGGGTTGCGGTGTTGGTTTCCAAAGCCGCATTTCAATTTATACAAG GTGTTCAACCGAGCGACTACGTTGTACCAGATGATGTTAAAGCTGCAGGTTTCCAAATCTGTGCTGAAGAATTGGGGTCTATTGTGGAAGGCCACGATGTAAAGAAACTCAAGTTTCATGGTGGAGTTGATGGCATTGCAGAAAAGATTTCAACATCAACCACCACGGGACTAGGTGGCGATTCTGAATCGCGACATAGGAGACAAGAGCTTTTTGGCATCAACAAATTTGCCGAAACTGAACTTCGAAGCTTCtggatttatgtttatgaagCTCTTCAAGACATGACCCTCATGATCCTTGGAGTGTGTGCTTTTGTTTCTCTGATAGTGGGCGTATTGACTGAAGGATGGCCGAAAGGAGCTCATGATGGTCTTGGAATAGTTGCAAGTATCTTACTTGTTGTCTTTGTGACAGCAACAAGTGATTATCGCCAATCGTTACAGTTTAAGGAtttagacaaggagaagaaaaaGATTTCTATTCAAGTTACGAGAAACGGCTACAGGCAGAAAATGTCGATATACAATTTACTTCCCGGTGATATTGTTCATCTTAACATTGGAGACCAAGTACCTGCAGATGGACTGTTTGTTTCCGGATTTTCAGTGTTGATTGATGAATCAAGTTTAACCGGCGAGAGTGAGCCAATAATGGTGACTACACAAAATCCATTTCTTCTCTCAGGAACAAAAGTCCAAGATGGATCGTGCACTATGTTGGTTACCACTGTTGGAATGAGGACTCAATGGGGTAAATTGATGGCAACTCTTAGCGAAGGTGGAGACGATGAAACACCTTTGCAGGTGAAACTGAATGGAGTGGCAACCATTATTGGAAAAATAGGACTAGTCTTTGCCGTGATAACCTTTACTGTTTTGGTTAAAGGACACTTGAGCCACAAAATCCGAGAAGGAAACTTCTGGAGATGGACTGGTGACAATGCAATGGAGATGTTGGAATACTTTGCTATTGCGGTTACAATCGTCGTCGTTGCTGTTCCCGAGGGTTTACCATTAGCTGTAACATTGAGTCTTGCATTTgcaatgaagaaaatgatgaatgatAAAGCCTTGGTTAGGCATTTAGCAGCTTGTGAAACTATGGGATCAGCAACAACTATATGTAGCGACAAAACCGGTACACTAACAACCAACCGAATGACGGTTGTGAAAACATGCATTTGTATGAATAGCAAAGAAGTTAGCAATTCTAGTTCGTCGTCTGACATACCAGATTCTGCTGCGAAATTGTTGCTACAGTCGATATTTAATAACACTGGAGGCGAGGTTGTGTATAACAAAAAAGGCAAACGCGAGATATTGGGGACACCAACCGAAACAGCAATATTAGAATTTGGTTTGTCACTAGGTGGAGATTCTAAGGCTGAGAGAGAAGCTTGCAAAATTGTTAAAGTTGAGCCATTCAACTCTGAGAAGAAAAGAATGGGAGTAGTTGTGGAGCAACCTGATGGAAGTGTAAGAGCTCATTGCAAAGGTGCTTCTGAAATAATTCTGGCAGCTTGTGACAAAGTTATTGACTTGAACGGCGATGTTGTTGCTCTTGATGGAGAATCAACTAATTATCTTAACAGTATTATCAACCAGTTTGCTAATGAGGCACTTAGAACTCTTTGCCTTGCCTATATGGAATTGGAAAACGGGTTTGCTGCTGAAGATCCGATTCCTGCTTCTGGTTATACTTGTATTGGAATTGTTGGTATCAAAGATCCTGTTCGCCCCGGTGTTAAGCAGTCTGTTGCAGAGTGTCGTTCGGCTGGAATCGTGGTGAGAATGGTTACAGGAGATAATATTAATACTGCAAAGGCTATAGCTAGGGAATGTGGAATTTTAACAGATGATGGCATAGCTATTGAAGGTCCTGACTTCAGAGAGAAGACTCAAGAGGAATTGTTTGAACTCATTCCCAAGATTCAG GTTATGGCTAGATCATCTCCTTTAGACAAACATACATTGGTGAAACAGCTTCGAACAACGTTCGGGGAAGTTGTGGCTGTAACTGGTGATGGAACAAATGATGCTCCAGCCCTTCATGAAGCTGATATCGGACTTGCAATGGGAATTGCTGGAACTGAG GTTGCTAAAGAAAGTGCTGATGTTATAATTCTGGATGATAATTTCTCCACAATTGTGACGGTGGCGAGATGGGGACGTTCCGTTTACATCAATATCCAGAAATTCGTGCAGTTTCAGCTTACTGTAAATGTGGTTGCATTGCTAGTGAACTTCACATCAGCCTGCATGACAG GCAGTGCACCACTCACAGCTGTTCAACTTTTGTGGGTGAACATGATAATGGACACACTGGGAGCACTTGCGCTTGCGACCGAACCTCCAACCGATGATTTGATGAAGCGTGAACCAGTGGGAAGGAAAGGAGATTTCATCAACAATGTCATGTGGAGGAATATCTTAGGACAAGCATTATATCAGTTTGTGGTCATATGGTTTCTTCAGTCAGTAGGAAAATGGGTCTTTTTTCTCAGGGGTCCCAATGCTGATATTGTCTTAAACACACTCATTTTCAACACATTTGTCTTCTGTCAG GTTTTCAATGAGATAAACTCTCGCGAAATGGAGGAAATAGACGTTTTTAAAGGCATATGGGATAATCATGTGTTCGTGGCTGTCATCAGTGCAACTGTGGTCTTCCAAATCATAATAGTTGAGTACTTGGGAACCTTTGCAAATACAACACCTCTATCTTTGGTACAATGGATCTTTTGCTTAGGGGTTGGATATATGGGCATGCCAATCGCAGTTCGCTTAAAGCAGATACCAGTCTGA
- the LOC25493526 gene encoding probable N-acetyltransferase HLS1, translated as MGEVVVVNVREFDPNKDRESVEAVEKICEVGPSGKLSLFTDLHGDPICRVRNSPTFLMLVAEIGNETVGMIRGCIKTVTCGKKLTRPTKNSTETNQNSNHVPVFTKLAYVLGLRVSPNHRRMGIGLKLVEKMEQWFRENGAEYSYMATENDNVASVKLFTDKCGYSKFRTPSILVNPVFKHRLKTSSSKTTILKLTPNDAETLYRYKFSTTEFFPRDIDSVLKNKLTLGTFLAIPRDGKYGAGSDNWSGSESFLMDPPSSWALVSVWNCKDVFTLEVKGASRVRRVLAKTTRLIDKALPWLKLPSIPNFFKPFGFHLMYGIGGEGAEVLKMVKALCGFAHNLAMENGCSAVATEVSSCEPLRFAIPHWKVLSCEEDLWCIKRLGEDYSDGSVGDWTKSKPGFSIFVDPREF; from the exons aTGGGTGAAGTAGTAGTTGTGAATGTGAGAGAGTTTGATCCTAATAAAGATAGAGAAAGTGTTGAAGCAGTTGAAAAAATATGTGAAGTTGGACCCAGTGGTAAGCTTTCCCTCTTCACCGACTTGCACGGTGACCCTATTTGCAGAGTCCGTAACTCACCAACTTTTCTCATGCTG gTAGCAGAGATAGGCAATGAGACAGTCGGAATGATACGAGGTTGTATCAAAACCGTTACATGCGGCAAAAAACTCACAAGACCAACAAAAAACAGCACagaaacaaatcaaaattcCAATCATGTCCCTGTTTTCACAAAACTAGCCTACGTTTTAGGCTTAAGAGTTTCTCCAAATCATAGAAGAATGGGAATAGGGCTAAAACTGGTAGAGAAAATGGAACAATGGTTTCGTGAAAATGGTGCTGAGTATTCTTACATGGCTACTGAAAACGATAACGTTGCATCAGTTAAACTTTTCACCGACAAATGCGGTTACTCAAAGTTCCGTACACCGTCAATCCTTGTTAACCCCGTTTTCAAACACCGTCTCAAAACATCATCGTCCAAAACAACAATCCTTAAACTCACACCAAACGACGCTGAAACACTTTACCGTTACAAATTCTCCACCACTGAGTTTTTTCCTCGTGACATTGATTCTGTTTTGAAAAACAAACTCACCCTCGGAACCTTCTTAGCCATTCCAAGAGACGGAAAATATGGGGCCGGATCAGATAACTGGTCCGGCTCCGAAAGCTTTTTAATGGACCCACCGAGTTCGTGGGCTTTAGTAAGTGTTTGGAACTGCAAAGACGTGTTTACCCTTGAAGTAAAAGGCGCATCGCGCGTGAGACGTGTGTTAGCAAAAACAACTCGACTGATAGACAAGGCTTTACCTTGGTTAAAATTACCTTCGATTCCGAATTTTTTCAAACCGTTTGGGTTTCATCTAATGTATGGAATTGGTGGGGAAGGAGCAGAAGTGTTGAAGATGGTGAAAGCTTTGTGTGGTTTTGCTCATAATCTTGCAATGGAAAATGGGTGTAGTGCTGTGGCAACTGAAGTTTCTAGCTGTGAACCGTTACGTTTTGCTATTCCTCATTGGAAGGTTTTGTCTTGTGAAGAAGATTTGTGGTGTATTAAGAGATTAGGAGAAGATTATAGTGATGGTTCTGTTGGTGATTGGACTAAATCCAAACCTGGTTTCTCCATTTTTGTTGACCCTAGAGagttttaa
- the LOC25493533 gene encoding cyclin-D5-1 isoform X2 — MDTSFLLCEEDHTFLLMHNNDHNENINNSKYEEKEHIEYLFQLEKTESMSFNYCSNSTIGLVHFNNIRVNAIDHIFNTREKLGFKLCTAYLSVTYFDQFLLKQHIHIHEDRPIQLLYAACLSLAAKMTEERDLSLLLKCITEIDQEGGFIVKQCIRQMEVEVFSTLEWELTTVTPFDFLHYFVYLFCPESSSEPLISQAVEHVLDILKDVNLMDLRPSVIALAATLMVTFDATLTREIMDLHIGDILLQLNLDTEGVFYCYHLMKEKSKEKGKLNTSVSTLTSQWSYTSVLDHSVSSSIARRKFGFDNKENCPRQRSHWS, encoded by the exons ATGGACACATCTTTCCTTTTGTGTGAAGAAGACCACACTTTCCTCCTTATGCACAACAATGATCACAATGAAAATATTAACAATTCCAAGTATGAAGAAAAGGAACATATTGAGTATTTGTTTCAACTTGAAAAAACAGAATCTATGTCCTTCAATTATTGCTCCAACTCAACCATAGGCCTTGTCCATTTCAACAACATACGTGTTAATGCCATTGACCACATTTTCAAT ACAAGGGAAAAACTTGGATTCAAGCTATGCACAGCTTATTTATCAGTGACATACTTTGATCAGTTTCTTTTGAAGCAACACATACACATCCAT GAAGACAGGCCTATTCAACTATTATATGCGGCGTGCTTGTCTCTGGCAGCTAAGATGACAGAAGAGCGTGATCTATCGCTTCTACTTAAATGCATAACAGAAATCGACCAAGAGGGAGGTTTTATTGTCAAGCAATGTATTAGGCAGATGGAGGTAGAGGTTTTTAGTACATTGGAATGGGAATTGACAACTGTGACTCCTTTTGATTTTCTGCATTACTTTGTTTACTTGTTCTGCCCTGAATCTTCATCAGAACCATTAATCTCACAAGCTGTTGAACATGTTCTGGATATCCTAAAAG ATGTTAATTTGATGGATCTTAGGCCATCTGTTATTGCATTGGCTGCCACATTGATGGTAACTTTTGATGCTACATTAACAAGAGAGATCATGGATTTGCACATAGGTGATATCTTATTGCAGCTAAATTTAGATACT GAAGGTGTGTTTTACTGTTACCATCTAATGAAGGAAAAAAGTAAAGAGAAGGGAAAGTTAAACACTTCTGTCTCAACTTTGACTTCCCAATGGAGCTATACATCTGTTCTTGACCATTCTGTCTCTTCTTCTATAGCCAGGAGAAAATTTGGTTTTGACAACAAAGAAAATTGTCCTAGGCAAAGATCACATTGGTCTTAG